One stretch of Chryseobacterium fluminis DNA includes these proteins:
- a CDS encoding glycoside hydrolase family 97 protein, which yields MKKCTIAVFLFLTAHSVLYSQSLKSPDGKFEMNFELKQGIPYYHLKYNGDTVVEDSKMGLRLFRNDSAVKMSSEMIQSQDSSFDLNNGFTKTDEKRNSKNEIWQPVLGEKKNYINHYNELAVQLTQASSDRHIIIKFRLFDDGLAFRYEFPQQKNLNYFTIREEDSEIDFPSDMKAWWIVGDYDSQEYPYQETKISEIPGRWDQAWDKHSSQTLIKNAVQTSLMLKKEGKNPLYINVAEAAVLDYPASNLDVDAVNFKFKTHLTPDKQGAKGYIQTSSVSPWRTIIVSPKAEIVMDSKMLFNLNEPTRYTDTSYIHPTKYMGVWWEMIIGKSQWAYGTPKSNVRIGETDFSKLTPNGKHGANNTKVKEYIDFASENGFQGLLIEGWNVGWEDWSNHSKEFVFDFITPYPDFDIKMLNDYAHSKGIKLMMHHETSASATNYERWADKAFQLMNTYGYDAVKTGYVGDIIPRGEHHYSQWTINHYYRIVEKAHEYKIMINSHESVRPGGESRTYPNWVSAEAARGTEHEAFLGNNPDHQTILPFTRWIGGSMDYTPGIFQTKLNYYFPGDKRFVKTTLAKQLALYVVMYMPVQMAADLPENYRRHMDAFQFIKDVAADWDDTKILAAEPGDYIITARKAKNTDHWFLGGITDENKREYAVNFSFLDSGKRYEATIYEDGKDADYINNPKSYHIYKKQITNRSKIKFKMARSGGFAVTIKPLTEH from the coding sequence ATGAAAAAATGTACGATCGCAGTATTTCTGTTCCTGACAGCACATTCAGTTCTGTATTCGCAATCGCTGAAATCGCCGGACGGAAAGTTTGAAATGAATTTTGAGCTTAAGCAGGGAATTCCTTATTATCACTTAAAATACAATGGCGATACCGTAGTTGAAGACTCTAAAATGGGATTGAGACTTTTCAGGAATGATTCAGCGGTAAAGATGTCTTCAGAAATGATACAATCTCAGGATTCATCCTTTGATCTCAACAACGGTTTTACAAAAACAGATGAAAAACGGAATTCGAAAAATGAAATCTGGCAGCCTGTTTTAGGGGAAAAGAAAAATTATATTAACCATTACAACGAATTAGCGGTACAACTTACTCAAGCTTCTTCCGATCGGCATATCATTATTAAATTCAGATTATTTGATGACGGTCTGGCCTTCAGGTATGAATTTCCACAGCAGAAAAACCTGAATTATTTCACCATCCGGGAAGAAGATTCCGAAATTGATTTTCCTTCTGATATGAAAGCCTGGTGGATCGTCGGTGATTATGATTCTCAGGAATATCCTTACCAGGAAACAAAAATTTCTGAAATTCCGGGAAGATGGGACCAGGCCTGGGATAAGCATTCTTCTCAGACGCTGATAAAAAATGCAGTTCAGACGTCGCTGATGCTTAAAAAAGAAGGAAAAAATCCTTTATACATCAATGTTGCCGAGGCCGCAGTATTAGATTATCCCGCCTCCAATCTGGATGTGGATGCGGTGAATTTTAAATTTAAAACTCATCTTACACCTGATAAGCAGGGCGCCAAAGGATATATCCAGACTTCTTCAGTGTCCCCGTGGCGAACGATTATTGTTTCTCCGAAAGCGGAAATAGTCATGGATTCGAAAATGCTTTTTAACCTGAACGAACCGACAAGATACACCGATACTTCATATATCCATCCCACAAAATACATGGGCGTATGGTGGGAAATGATCATCGGGAAGTCACAGTGGGCTTACGGTACACCGAAATCCAATGTCCGGATCGGCGAGACGGATTTTTCAAAACTGACTCCCAACGGAAAACACGGTGCCAACAATACAAAAGTTAAGGAGTACATCGATTTTGCTTCTGAAAACGGTTTTCAGGGACTGTTGATCGAAGGATGGAATGTCGGCTGGGAGGATTGGTCCAACCATTCAAAGGAGTTTGTCTTTGATTTTATTACTCCTTATCCGGATTTTGATATTAAAATGTTAAATGACTATGCACATTCTAAAGGGATCAAACTGATGATGCACCATGAAACTTCCGCTTCCGCAACAAACTATGAAAGATGGGCAGATAAAGCATTCCAGCTGATGAACACCTACGGCTATGATGCCGTAAAGACAGGATATGTCGGCGACATTATTCCCCGTGGTGAACATCACTACTCGCAGTGGACCATCAACCATTATTACAGAATTGTCGAAAAGGCTCATGAATATAAGATTATGATCAATTCCCATGAATCTGTACGGCCGGGAGGTGAAAGCAGAACCTATCCAAACTGGGTTTCTGCCGAAGCTGCACGCGGGACGGAACACGAAGCCTTCCTGGGAAATAACCCTGATCATCAGACGATTCTCCCTTTTACAAGATGGATTGGCGGCTCGATGGACTATACACCGGGGATTTTCCAGACAAAATTAAATTACTATTTTCCTGGCGATAAGCGCTTTGTAAAAACCACGCTGGCAAAACAACTGGCCCTATATGTGGTGATGTATATGCCTGTTCAGATGGCAGCGGATCTGCCGGAAAACTACAGAAGACATATGGATGCGTTTCAGTTTATCAAAGATGTGGCTGCCGATTGGGATGACACCAAAATCCTGGCCGCAGAACCCGGTGATTATATTATCACAGCGAGAAAAGCAAAAAATACAGACCACTGGTTTTTAGGAGGCATCACCGACGAAAATAAACGGGAGTATGCTGTAAATTTCTCATTTCTTGACAGTGGCAAAAGGTATGAAGCCACCATCTATGAAGACGGAAAAGACGCAGATTATATAAACAATCCTAAAAGTTATCATATCTATAAAAAACAAATTACGAACCGGTCAAAGATAAAATTTAAAATGGCAAGAAGCGGCGGATTTGCGGTCACTATAAAACCTCTGACTGAACACTGA
- a CDS encoding DUF4142 domain-containing protein has protein sequence MKNSILTLLAVGALMSCEKKETTNVNNDADSTAVSSDTAMNATPTDSTAATATTANATSATLNDQDKKFADKAAMSGMAEVMLGELASTNGTNASVKTLGAMMVKDHTKANDELKSWASTAGYTLPTSVSAEQQKTYDDLKAKKGADFDRAFADVMVTDHKKAIEEFKKESSSGGDASLKSFAGKTLPALEHHLMESEKTKAAVK, from the coding sequence ATGAAAAATTCAATCCTAACACTTCTTGCAGTGGGCGCTTTAATGTCATGTGAGAAAAAAGAAACCACTAATGTCAATAATGATGCTGACAGTACAGCCGTATCTTCTGATACAGCAATGAATGCTACACCTACTGATTCTACAGCAGCTACAGCTACTACTGCGAATGCAACCTCAGCCACACTGAATGATCAGGACAAAAAATTTGCAGATAAGGCAGCCATGTCCGGAATGGCTGAAGTAATGCTCGGTGAGCTTGCTTCTACTAACGGTACTAATGCTTCTGTAAAAACACTGGGTGCAATGATGGTAAAAGATCATACCAAAGCCAATGACGAGCTGAAAAGCTGGGCATCAACAGCAGGATACACGTTGCCAACAAGCGTAAGTGCAGAGCAGCAAAAAACATATGATGATCTGAAAGCCAAAAAAGGTGCAGATTTTGACCGTGCTTTTGCAGATGTTATGGTAACAGATCATAAAAAGGCAATTGAAGAATTTAAGAAAGAATCTTCTTCAGGAGGTGATGCTTCCCTTAAATCTTTTGCCGGCAAAACACTTCCGGCACTGGAACACCACTTAATGGAGTCAGAAAAAACAAAGGCTGCAGTGAAATAA
- a CDS encoding DUF1826 domain-containing protein, whose amino-acid sequence MDPIFSESHQVGVVSGFYELVNTPFQDSTNALCWYRNLQGDFKEIVSQLTLKENITEVSMEDLLALKLSAEGDKAREIILNDLRLLTDSGALPSLNLLKNYERDEEFDFIATDVYSYHVDRSPVGTDTFLCTYYGAASDIIPNDQVDQKILIPEIRKKLRELHHGPEAEFENFLKDCFFDLHYQPKPNAQPINLGCGHLWRLAVDHPQQNVLPCVHRAPAENAGEYRLLLIC is encoded by the coding sequence ATGGACCCTATATTTTCCGAAAGCCATCAGGTTGGAGTGGTATCCGGCTTTTACGAATTGGTAAATACTCCCTTCCAGGACAGTACCAATGCATTATGCTGGTATAGAAATTTACAGGGTGATTTTAAAGAAATTGTTTCTCAGTTGACGTTAAAAGAGAATATTACCGAAGTCTCTATGGAGGATCTGTTAGCGTTAAAACTTTCAGCAGAAGGGGATAAAGCAAGAGAAATCATCTTAAATGATCTGCGCTTATTAACGGATTCCGGGGCACTGCCCTCTCTTAATTTACTCAAAAATTATGAGCGGGATGAGGAATTCGACTTCATTGCTACGGATGTTTATTCTTATCATGTCGACCGCTCTCCTGTGGGAACAGATACTTTTTTATGTACCTATTACGGAGCCGCCAGCGATATTATTCCCAATGATCAGGTGGACCAGAAAATCCTGATTCCGGAAATCCGGAAAAAACTCAGAGAACTGCATCATGGGCCGGAAGCAGAATTTGAAAATTTCCTGAAAGATTGTTTTTTCGACCTGCATTATCAGCCAAAACCCAATGCTCAACCCATAAACCTGGGATGCGGTCATCTGTGGAGATTGGCTGTAGATCATCCGCAACAGAACGTTTTGCCGTGCGTTCATCGTGCGCCGGCGGAAAATGCCGGCGAATACCGATTATTGCTCATTTGCTGA
- a CDS encoding flavin monoamine oxidase family protein encodes MNKNTPLNTGMHPDLKTEVAIIGAGTSGLYSAFRLVTDKKFEAHEVQIFDMNDKLGGRLESVILPGMNFWGELGGMRYLTSQEIVTNLIEGYPSSEDPTTRIPVLKDIMTPIPFPMGDPEKLLMYLRKERFKQSDWNSAEGEHKKLITRYYLNEGDVGYSSDQLFNKIIHDVLMADAWVASTYGSKIKGSSPLDYSFELDSRDWDNIKPKLIYNFPNSPYDGRKVNDIGFWNLIKDQVSQEGYQFLANAGGYYSNTINWNSAEAFPYMVGDFSADTQYKTIEEGYDSIAYAIANAYMEHNGACIWSENKLLTFTKDYSLNASHKYHLTFLNLKTNKQWKVFANHLILAMPRKSLELLDQNNFFFNADLNSTLHYNMSSVIMEPAFKILMGFKYPWWKELGIDSGHSITDLPMRQCYYFGTDPETNNSMLLGSYGDMETETFWKALTDDNVLFEVKPAKSASLTELHELDNVQATKLMVNELMNQLRELHGDQVTIPEPYVTYFRDWTEDPFGAGYHAWKAGYSVQDVMTYMRKPAVDEQIHICGEAYSDQQGWVEGAFCEAEKMLREYFGLTCPYWLSEKYYLGW; translated from the coding sequence ATGAATAAAAACACTCCTCTAAATACAGGGATGCACCCTGATCTGAAAACTGAAGTCGCCATTATTGGTGCAGGAACTTCGGGATTATATTCTGCCTTTCGTCTTGTAACCGATAAAAAGTTTGAGGCTCATGAAGTACAGATTTTCGATATGAATGATAAGCTGGGCGGAAGACTGGAGTCTGTGATTCTGCCGGGAATGAATTTCTGGGGCGAGTTGGGCGGTATGCGCTATCTGACCTCACAGGAAATCGTAACGAATTTAATTGAGGGCTATCCCTCTTCCGAAGATCCGACAACACGTATTCCTGTTCTGAAAGACATTATGACTCCCATTCCTTTTCCAATGGGGGATCCTGAAAAACTTCTTATGTACCTCAGAAAAGAGCGTTTCAAACAGAGTGACTGGAATTCTGCCGAGGGCGAACATAAAAAACTCATCACCCGGTATTATCTTAATGAAGGTGATGTAGGCTACAGTTCGGATCAGTTATTTAATAAAATTATTCACGATGTACTGATGGCAGACGCCTGGGTGGCTTCAACTTACGGGAGCAAAATTAAAGGTTCTTCTCCCCTGGATTATTCTTTTGAGCTGGATAGCAGAGATTGGGACAACATTAAACCTAAACTCATCTATAATTTTCCTAACTCTCCTTATGACGGACGTAAAGTAAATGATATCGGTTTCTGGAATCTGATCAAAGATCAGGTTTCACAGGAAGGATACCAGTTTCTGGCCAATGCCGGTGGATACTACTCAAATACTATCAACTGGAATTCTGCGGAAGCCTTTCCTTATATGGTGGGAGATTTCTCCGCAGATACCCAATATAAAACCATTGAGGAAGGCTACGACAGTATCGCTTATGCCATTGCTAATGCTTATATGGAACATAACGGAGCATGCATCTGGTCTGAAAATAAATTACTGACCTTTACCAAAGATTATTCGCTCAACGCCTCTCACAAATATCATCTGACTTTTCTGAATCTTAAAACCAATAAGCAGTGGAAAGTCTTTGCCAATCACCTTATTCTTGCAATGCCGAGAAAATCACTGGAGCTTTTGGATCAGAACAACTTCTTTTTTAACGCTGATCTTAATTCTACGCTTCATTACAACATGAGTTCCGTTATCATGGAGCCTGCTTTTAAAATTTTAATGGGCTTTAAATACCCCTGGTGGAAAGAATTGGGTATTGATTCCGGACATTCTATCACCGATTTACCGATGAGGCAATGCTACTACTTCGGAACAGACCCTGAAACCAATAATTCCATGCTGCTGGGAAGCTACGGAGATATGGAAACGGAAACATTCTGGAAGGCTCTTACCGATGATAATGTGCTTTTCGAAGTAAAACCTGCCAAATCGGCATCGCTTACAGAACTGCACGAGCTGGATAATGTACAGGCGACAAAATTAATGGTGAATGAATTGATGAATCAGCTGCGCGAACTTCACGGCGATCAGGTCACCATTCCTGAACCGTATGTGACGTATTTCAGAGACTGGACAGAAGATCCTTTCGGAGCCGGATATCACGCCTGGAAAGCCGGGTACTCCGTTCAAGACGTCATGACGTACATGAGAAAACCGGCAGTGGATGAGCAAATCCATATCTGTGGTGAAGCTTACTCTGATCAGCAGGGCTGGGTGGAAGGAGCTTTCTGTGAAGCTGAAAAAATGCTGAGGGAATATTTCGGCCTTACATGTCCTTACTGGCTGAGCGAGAAGTATTACCTCGGATGGTAA
- a CDS encoding nitroreductase family protein: MNFLDLAKRRYATKKYDPARKISSAQIGELKEILHLSPSSINSQPWKFTFVTDETVKEALAAQSYTNEKSVNDVGLLVVFSVIDDIDHFEKTNLSVLPEAWVKGFYEPMIKSKGEAAVKSWMESQVYLSLGYFLSACISMGLDATPMEGINRLAYKEILPPDGCSPLFAVTVGYADPNDQSHPDSLPKSRLPLNQIIQSV, translated from the coding sequence ATGAATTTTTTAGACCTTGCCAAGCGCCGGTATGCAACCAAAAAATATGATCCGGCCAGGAAAATTTCTTCAGCGCAGATTGGGGAACTTAAAGAAATACTACATCTGAGCCCGTCTTCCATCAATAGTCAGCCCTGGAAATTTACCTTCGTGACAGACGAAACGGTAAAAGAAGCACTGGCAGCCCAGTCTTATACGAATGAAAAGTCAGTGAACGATGTCGGGCTCCTGGTTGTTTTCAGTGTTATCGATGATATTGATCATTTTGAAAAAACAAATCTCTCCGTTCTTCCCGAAGCATGGGTAAAAGGTTTTTATGAACCGATGATAAAGTCGAAGGGTGAAGCTGCCGTAAAATCATGGATGGAAAGTCAGGTCTATCTTTCCTTGGGTTACTTTCTGAGTGCCTGCATAAGTATGGGGCTCGATGCGACTCCAATGGAAGGGATTAACCGCCTGGCGTATAAAGAAATATTACCCCCGGACGGGTGTTCTCCGTTATTTGCTGTAACGGTGGGCTATGCCGATCCAAATGATCAGAGCCATCCCGATTCTCTGCCGAAATCACGCTTACCATTGAACCAGATAATTCAATCGGTTTAG
- a CDS encoding FAD-dependent oxidoreductase: protein MNQENYDVIVIGGGAIGLATAYHLGKRKARTLVLEQFTFVNQLGSSAGVSRQFRVPYPDQYMVQMALDAQPYWEELQKQTDIPLLDKVGTLWFGDPTVHSTEGNIAEAEEALKALKVPYTTLTAKEIEEEYNFRNLPDTYTGLFQPDGASINFKATIETLLDLCKQEETVSLEENSPVLKINQIGELFEITTPYGIYITKKLAVIPGPYINSVINLLDFKIEATYWNMSSAYFKKTDPDIQYPTWFVFQNASGDNGNQFYGFPSVDWDHPEYIRVAPDFVINPLEEPGDRTLIPDQQELDYTSEWVKEHMTGLSTEPEYTSTCLIALSKIPNKELLIDFAPGYVPNHKNIVVYATGWAAKFTPFLGKIMSDLALDGHTEFDITPFQLGRKYFKAL from the coding sequence AATCAGCTGGGAAGCTCTGCAGGTGTATCGCGCCAATTCAGGGTCCCGTATCCGGATCAGTATATGGTACAGATGGCTCTTGATGCCCAGCCTTATTGGGAAGAACTGCAAAAACAGACAGATATTCCGTTGCTGGATAAGGTAGGAACACTCTGGTTCGGAGATCCCACGGTGCATTCTACAGAAGGAAATATTGCCGAAGCCGAAGAAGCGTTAAAAGCATTGAAGGTTCCCTACACCACGCTTACCGCAAAAGAAATTGAAGAAGAATACAACTTCAGAAACTTACCGGACACTTATACCGGACTATTTCAGCCGGACGGCGCAAGCATTAATTTCAAAGCAACCATAGAAACGCTTCTGGATTTGTGTAAGCAGGAAGAAACGGTATCTCTTGAAGAGAACTCGCCTGTTCTTAAAATTAATCAGATCGGGGAACTTTTTGAAATCACCACTCCCTATGGAATTTATATTACCAAAAAACTGGCGGTAATCCCGGGTCCCTATATCAACAGTGTGATCAATTTACTGGATTTTAAAATCGAAGCGACGTACTGGAATATGTCTTCAGCATATTTTAAAAAGACCGATCCCGACATTCAGTATCCGACATGGTTTGTATTTCAGAACGCGTCAGGTGATAACGGAAATCAGTTTTATGGCTTTCCGTCTGTCGACTGGGATCATCCGGAATACATCAGGGTCGCGCCTGATTTTGTGATCAATCCCTTGGAAGAGCCAGGAGACAGGACCCTAATTCCTGATCAGCAGGAACTCGACTACACTTCAGAATGGGTTAAAGAACATATGACCGGATTAAGTACTGAGCCGGAGTATACCTCAACCTGCCTTATCGCTTTGAGTAAAATCCCCAATAAAGAACTTCTGATCGACTTTGCACCGGGATATGTTCCGAATCACAAAAATATTGTCGTCTATGCTACAGGCTGGGCCGCAAAATTCACTCCTTTTTTAGGAAAAATCATGTCGGATCTTGCACTGGACGGACATACGGAATTTGATATTACCCCATTCCAGCTGGGACGCAAATATTTTAAAGCACTTTAA
- a CDS encoding aldehyde dehydrogenase family protein — MNIALNWIDGEWIDNGNYRESFNPADGEKIGLFADGGKAEAILGIAAAKRAFKETNWKSDRQLRYKVLNELADQFEAYHEKLVNLLTLENGKVQGEAEFECSMVAPKLRYFAAQALTQTGRALETSPGSFSAVVTEAVGVAGIIVPWNSPIILMVRSLAPALAAGCTVVIKMPAQTAQVNALVNEVFASVKSLPKGVINQFTESGSEGAALMVESPDTPVISYTGSTRTGKILMANGAPQLKRFGFELGGKTPMLVLNDADLDKAVPTLEKAITVFAGQFCMTGSRIIVQNGIEEQLIRKLSERLENVKVGPAADLQSEMGPMIDKANVERVDKAVEKAISEGAKVLVRGGKITEGPLASGAFYRPTLLQVTHNKLEIVQEETFGPVATVQVVETVQEAIESANDNVYGLAASVWSQDVDLPLKIARELEAGTVWINAWAEVRDEFEEGGYKLSGLGRLNGLASLEDFLEYKHIVHKHGTV; from the coding sequence ATGAACATAGCATTAAACTGGATAGATGGAGAATGGATTGATAACGGGAATTACAGGGAAAGCTTCAACCCTGCAGATGGCGAAAAAATAGGTCTTTTCGCAGACGGTGGAAAAGCAGAAGCGATACTGGGAATAGCTGCTGCAAAAAGAGCATTTAAAGAAACAAATTGGAAGAGCGACCGCCAGCTAAGATATAAAGTGCTGAATGAGCTGGCAGACCAGTTTGAAGCTTATCACGAAAAGCTGGTAAATTTACTCACCCTGGAAAATGGAAAAGTACAAGGCGAAGCTGAATTTGAATGTAGCATGGTTGCTCCAAAACTGAGATACTTCGCAGCACAGGCACTTACGCAGACCGGACGTGCCCTGGAAACATCGCCAGGTTCTTTTAGTGCAGTAGTGACAGAAGCTGTAGGAGTAGCAGGAATAATAGTCCCATGGAATTCACCCATCATTCTGATGGTACGTTCCCTGGCTCCGGCCCTTGCGGCAGGCTGCACTGTGGTTATTAAAATGCCTGCCCAGACTGCTCAGGTGAATGCTCTCGTTAATGAAGTTTTTGCCTCTGTAAAAAGTCTTCCCAAAGGAGTCATTAACCAATTCACTGAAAGCGGAAGCGAGGGTGCTGCATTGATGGTGGAATCCCCTGATACTCCTGTAATTTCATATACGGGTAGTACACGTACCGGTAAAATATTAATGGCTAATGGCGCTCCTCAATTGAAAAGATTTGGCTTTGAACTGGGAGGAAAGACCCCTATGCTGGTATTGAATGATGCTGATCTTGATAAGGCGGTCCCTACCCTTGAAAAGGCAATTACCGTTTTTGCCGGGCAGTTTTGTATGACAGGCAGCCGTATAATCGTACAGAATGGGATAGAAGAGCAATTGATCAGAAAGCTGTCGGAAAGACTGGAAAATGTAAAAGTGGGGCCTGCCGCCGATTTACAAAGCGAAATGGGACCCATGATTGATAAAGCTAATGTGGAACGGGTAGATAAGGCCGTTGAAAAAGCAATATCCGAGGGTGCTAAAGTACTGGTACGCGGAGGAAAAATAACTGAAGGTCCGCTGGCCTCAGGAGCTTTTTACCGCCCCACATTGCTTCAGGTAACCCACAATAAACTGGAAATTGTACAGGAGGAAACATTCGGGCCGGTAGCTACGGTACAGGTTGTTGAAACAGTGCAGGAAGCTATTGAATCAGCCAATGATAATGTATATGGATTGGCTGCTTCTGTCTGGAGCCAGGACGTGGATCTCCCTTTAAAGATTGCGAGAGAGCTTGAAGCCGGAACAGTCTGGATCAATGCATGGGCTGAAGTAAGGGATGAATTCGAAGAAGGAGGATATAAACTTAGTGGCCTGGGAAGATTAAACGGTTTGGCATCTTTGGAAGATTTTCTGGAATATAAACATATTGTTCATAAACACGGAACGGTATGA
- a CDS encoding hypervirulence associated TUDOR domain-containing protein: protein MLKKGDHVKWKFRFGETHGIITRVHTSDFTFMQKQRRASEESPQYEVMSEKTGKSAVHKEEALKKI from the coding sequence ATGTTGAAAAAAGGAGATCATGTTAAATGGAAATTCAGGTTTGGAGAAACCCATGGAATCATCACCAGGGTTCACACGAGTGATTTTACCTTTATGCAGAAACAGCGCAGAGCTTCTGAAGAAAGCCCGCAGTATGAGGTTATGAGTGAAAAAACCGGGAAATCCGCAGTGCATAAGGAAGAAGCATTAAAGAAAATATAA
- a CDS encoding cation diffusion facilitator family transporter — protein MTDNRKSIYSALAANLLIALTKFIAGAFTNSSSMISEGIHSTVDTTNQLLLLYGLKRSRKAPDEFHPFGYGKELYFWSFVVSILIFGLGGALSVYQGVLHMIEPEVMKDPFWNYIVLFLSLIFEGTSLFIAVKEFNKTRNGMRWWDAIIKSKDPSSFLVVFEDGAAVAGLIIVMILMGISHSFGIPELDGLASVMVGLILVFVSFILARESRSLLMGEGIAPETRQKIARLAEKDESVVRTKSILSTYQSPEEVILMLIIDFKDHLDTEEITEGIHRIREHIKAEFPLVRFVIIQPE, from the coding sequence ATGACTGACAATCGTAAATCAATTTACAGTGCACTTGCTGCCAATCTGTTAATTGCATTAACAAAGTTTATTGCGGGAGCATTTACCAATAGCTCTTCCATGATCTCTGAAGGTATTCATTCCACTGTGGATACGACCAACCAGCTGTTACTTTTATATGGATTGAAAAGAAGCAGAAAAGCACCGGACGAATTTCATCCTTTCGGATATGGCAAGGAACTTTATTTCTGGTCTTTTGTCGTCTCTATTCTGATCTTCGGTCTGGGCGGTGCTTTATCGGTTTACCAAGGTGTTTTGCACATGATAGAACCTGAGGTGATGAAAGATCCTTTCTGGAACTATATCGTATTATTCCTTTCGCTTATTTTTGAGGGAACCTCTCTATTTATTGCTGTCAAAGAATTTAATAAAACCAGAAACGGCATGCGATGGTGGGATGCCATTATAAAGAGCAAGGACCCTTCCAGTTTTCTTGTTGTTTTTGAAGATGGGGCGGCAGTGGCCGGTTTGATCATTGTTATGATTCTGATGGGAATCAGCCATTCTTTTGGAATCCCGGAATTAGACGGGCTCGCCTCGGTAATGGTAGGGCTGATTCTGGTTTTCGTATCTTTTATCCTGGCCAGGGAAAGCCGGAGCTTACTGATGGGAGAAGGAATAGCTCCTGAAACAAGACAAAAGATTGCCAGACTGGCAGAAAAAGATGAGTCGGTCGTCAGAACAAAAAGTATTTTATCTACGTATCAGTCACCGGAAGAAGTCATTCTGATGCTGATCATAGATTTCAAAGATCATCTGGATACAGAAGAAATCACTGAAGGGATACACCGGATACGGGAGCATATAAAAGCCGAATTCCCTTTGGTCCGGTTTGTTATTATTCAGCCTGAATAA